One Candidatus Zixiibacteriota bacterium DNA window includes the following coding sequences:
- a CDS encoding phenylalanine--tRNA ligase subunit alpha → MSLLEEVARLSLQARERISTADSLASLKEARVHYLGRKGPLTAILKGLKDLSVDERKQVGAEANKCRVQLESEFDAAEVKFSGDTPRQLIDPTLPGTAQRVGVRHLTTQVIDEMCGIFHGMGFEIARGPDIETDHYNFSALNFPPDHPARDMQDTFFIEGDRLLRTHTTPVQVRVLEKQKPPIKIITPGKCFRNEAISSRAHVAFHQVDGFLIDEGVTMADLKGTLVAFCRAFFDEGLKIKFRPSYFPFTEPSAEVDIECFLCKGDGCPVCKKSGWLEILGCGMIHPNVLANTGHDPEKYTGLAWGIGVERPAMLKYGINDIRLFYNNDLRFLRQFI, encoded by the coding sequence ATGTCGCTTTTGGAGGAAGTTGCCCGTCTAAGTTTACAGGCGCGAGAGCGGATCAGCACGGCTGATTCGCTCGCTTCGCTTAAAGAGGCTCGTGTCCACTACCTCGGACGCAAAGGTCCTCTTACGGCCATTCTAAAAGGTCTGAAAGACCTCTCCGTAGACGAACGCAAACAGGTCGGGGCCGAAGCCAACAAGTGCCGGGTCCAGCTTGAATCTGAATTCGATGCCGCCGAAGTAAAGTTCTCAGGCGATACCCCCCGCCAGTTGATCGACCCCACGCTGCCCGGTACCGCCCAGCGAGTCGGCGTCCGGCATCTGACCACCCAGGTCATCGATGAAATGTGTGGCATTTTTCACGGCATGGGCTTTGAGATTGCTCGCGGGCCGGATATCGAAACCGATCATTACAATTTCAGCGCTCTCAACTTTCCGCCGGATCACCCCGCGCGCGACATGCAGGACACCTTTTTTATCGAGGGTGACCGTTTACTCAGGACCCACACCACACCGGTCCAGGTGCGCGTGCTGGAAAAACAGAAACCGCCGATCAAAATTATCACACCCGGCAAGTGTTTCAGAAACGAAGCGATCAGTTCACGTGCCCATGTCGCCTTCCACCAGGTCGACGGCTTTCTAATCGACGAAGGGGTCACCATGGCCGACCTCAAGGGCACCTTGGTGGCATTTTGCAGAGCCTTTTTCGACGAGGGACTCAAGATCAAGTTCCGGCCGTCGTACTTTCCTTTCACGGAACCCTCAGCCGAGGTTGACATTGAGTGTTTCCTCTGCAAAGGCGACGGTTGCCCGGTCTGCAAAAAAAGCGGTTGGCTGGAGATTCTCGGCTGTGGAATGATTCATCCCAATGTGCTGGCCAACACCGGCCACGACCCCGAAAAATACACCGGACTGGCCTGGGGCATCGGTGTCGAACGTCCGGCCATGCTGAAGTATGGAATAAATGACATCCGGCTGTTCTACAATAACGATCTGCGTTTCTTGAGGCAGTTTATTTAG